The window TTCATAGAAGCTTATAACATCCCCGGTAACAGAATCAACTTCAATCTGTATAGTACTCTCAAAACAACTAACTCCGTTGATAACCCTATTATATGTTAAATCAACTCCACAGGCAGTACTGTTGTCATTACTTTCAGTATTGAAGTAATTAATGTAAACTGAGCTGTTAAGATAACCATCAAGGTAATTCTCAGAGCTGTTTGAAACAAGCACTTTCAGGAAATCTGATGATATTTTCTTTGCATCATCAAATGATATCTTTTTTTCAGCTTTTTTAGATTTCTGTGAATACATGAGACTGCAAAATATAATGTCATATGTGTTAGGATCAAATTCAATTTCATATGACATATCATCCGTTGAATCAACATTACTGTAATAGAGATACTTTTTATCTGGAACGACAGCACTTGAAATATATTTTGGATTCTGTATTGTTCCAACCATTATTTTTGGAAAAAGTGCTTTAATAAGACTTTTTGTCTTGTCAGGCAAAGTAAAATTTTGTGATAAATTCATATATTCAGCATGAGAGCCTTCGGGAGAATCGTTTATCCGCTCCTGAGACACAAAAGTTTCGTTACAGTTAACAGAATCATCAACACCAATATTATTCCCATTACCTGAAGAGTCTACACAACCTGCAAAAAAGCATGAGAACAGAATCACTGCAATTATTACGGCAAACTCTAATTTTCGTATAATTCCCTTTAATTCAAGCATATTTATTCCCACTTACAACAATGAACCAATATTTCACTTCGAGTTCCCGATTAAAAAGCTTTAAAAACTTTTTTTCTAGTCAGAAAATATGGTTTAAATTAAAAGACAAAACTTCTTACGCCACAATCCTCTACACGTTATTTCTCCTGAAAAAATATTTTGAAAAATCACCTCAGATCAAGCCTCATAAACTTCACGTAGGCGATTCCGAAGAAGACAACAGGGTACGCGATAAGAAAGAGGATGTAACCCCACATAGACGAGAGGGCTTCTCCGACAGGCGGAAGCGTCCGGTCATATTCCTGCGCATCTGTTGAGAAGTAGTCAGGAGATTTCTCCCTTGAATCCTGTGGTCTTGTAAGAACTTTTGCAATCATGAAATAATTTGTATTCAGGCTGAAATAATCAGTAATATCCATAATCATGTCCTTTTTTGCGGAATAATCAGATGACAGTTCATAATAGGCATCAGGATCATAATCCTCCATGCTCTGGTATTCTTCAGATGGGTCAGGACCGAGAACAAAATCCGGCAGAGAGCTTCCGACGGTATATATGACACTTGTAAGAATAAGCAGTGCCAGAAGTGAAGCTATCAGGGACATCCCGCTTGATTTCGCAAAAGTCGACAGCATAAGTGACATTATAAAAATCCCCGACAGATACAGAACCGTGAAAAACCAGAACATGAAAATATAGCTTAGTTCATAGATTTCAGGAACTATTGAATATATAAGGAGAATTCCGAAAGCAAGCACAAAAACTATCGTTGTTGCAACTACAAGGACAATAATTCCGCCAAGTGCCTTGCCGTTTATTAGTTCGTCCCTGTAAATTGGTACCGAAAGTATTGCTTTAATGGAACCTGATTCACGCTCTTTTGTGATTAAATCAAAACCAAGCGCTATCGCGATAATCGACCCGAATATAGAACTTCCGCCAATTGCTCCCCTGATACCTTCGAATATGCTCAGACTATACGGAAGATAGTCAAGAGGGTAATAAGAATCAATGCTGTACTGTCTAATCTCATCAAAATAAACCCAGGTATCTCTCAGCATGTACACGGCACAGAGTGTCATCATCAGAAATAAAAGGACGATAAAGCGTGAACTGGTTATATGATCGCGTACTTCTTTTCCGGCTATATTTAAAATCCTGCTAAAATCCATAAGAAAAGTCCTCCTATCTCAAATCAGACCTCATAAATTTAACATAGGCAATTCCAAAGAACAAAACAGGCCACATTAAAAATACGATAATCTTTATCCATTTATCCTCAATTACAGTCCAGAAATCCGGCTTTTCAATGGAATCTGCAATATCAGGATCTGAACAAAACGCACTAAATCCCACTTTACCCATCACATAATTGGAAGGTGATGTGATAGGAATACTTATGTCATTATAAACACTTTTCATTGAAAAATCATCAAAAAAATCATTGACGGCTTCGATTCCTTTATGGTACTCATCTGACTGCTCCAGATACTCTGAATACTGTGAATCGGACACTGAGCCGAAAGGAGGTTCCTGCGGGGGCTGTCCTAACAGTAAATGGCTTACTATTTCTCCGCCTCCAATAGGAATGATAAGAAGCAAAATAAAAATTATTACAAGAGAAAGCAGCAAAGAACCACTGTTGGTATTTGCAATTACTGAAGTCATAAGGGAAAGAGAAAAAAAAGCAGATATGAAAAGGAAAGTCAAAACCCAGATTATGCCAATTCCTGCAATACCATCCAAATCCGGGACGATTCCCATTATCAGCATCACTGAAAACACTACTATAAAGCTGATTAACGTAATTATCGCAATTGCAAAAAGCCCTCCAAGTGCCTTGCCGTTTATAAGTTCGTCACGATAGACGGGCCTTGAAAGAATTGTCTTCAGCGACCTCTTCTCTCTTTCACCTGATATCAGGTCAAAACCCAGGGCAAGCCCGATTATAACTCCAAGACCGTTTCCTCCCACAGAATTTACTATGTCCGAAAAAACCTCTACTGCTGAAGGCTGGTAAATCTCCATTGAATCCCCGTTTTTGTAATTCTCAAGCGCCGTGTTGTATGAGCTGACACCACTTGTCGCCTCAATTCCAAGAACAAGACAAAAGATAACCAGAAGAAACAAAAAACGCCTGCTTTTTATGTGATCTGAAAATTCCTTTTGGGATATTACCTTAAGGCGGTGAAAATCCACTATTTATTCCCTCCTGTAGACTTTCAGGAACAAATCCTCAAGGCCCGGTCTGTCAAGGTACATCTCGGTTATACCGCAGTAGTTCCCGTCAAGCTCTTTTGCTATCTCCTCTCTGATATCCTTTTTAACCCGGATTTCAACGCCGTTTTCAGTCCTGTCGACACCGAGGATTTCAGGATTTGAGATTGATTCAACAAAACCGTATACGTCAGGATTGATTGATTTTATTACAACTTTCTGAGGGGTATTGCTCTGTACAATCAGTTCGTCCTCGACCTCCTCAACAGACCCTCTTGCAACAAGCTTTCCCTGAGAAATTATACCGAGAGTGTTGCAGACTGCCCTTACTTCCGATAAGACATGCGAGCAGATAAGAATCGTTTTTTTTTCTTTTTCAAGCTCTTTTATGATTTCACGGTATCTTAACACACCCTCAGGGTCAAGGTTTGCAGTCGGTTCGTCAAGAATTATTACTTTCGGGTCGTTTAAAAGGGCCAGTGCAAGTCCAAGTCTCTGGTTCATTCCGCGGGAGTATTCGCCTACCTTCTGCGGGACGTCGTTTAGCCTCACACTCTTTAAAAGGGTCTCGATTCTCTCCTCCCTTTCACTTTTCGTAATAGGGTAGAACTTTCCCAGGTAATCGAGATTTTCATACCCCGTCAGATTTCTGTAGAAACCGACGTCTTCCGGAAGATAACCTAAAATCTCCTTTCCCTTAAGCGGGTCTAAGGCGACATTGATACCGTCAACCGTGCAGCTCCCGGAGGTAGGCTCAATCATTCCGGCAAGCATCAGGATTGTTGTGCTCTTTCCGGCACCGTTAGGGCCCAGAAAGCCGAAAACCTCTCCGTCGCCAACCTCAAGGTTTAAATTGTCAACAGCTTTTTTTCCGTTATATTCTTTGGTCAAATTTTCTGTTTTTATCATTAGATCTCACTCAATTCCCTGTATTTTCCTGCATGAATAACTAACAGTAAACAGCCGGATGCATGAGCCTGCCGTAATATTTGAAATTATCCTCTGAATTGCCCCGTCATGATAATCTGGGTTTAATTCAGGGAAATGTATAACTCAATCTTATATACAATTTCTCGGACAAAGTACGAACTGATCGATTTTTCTAAAAAAAGTATTATGATTCTAACAATTCACTGCACATAAAGAACATCACCGGTATGAGCATCAATTATTCCATAATGCATTCTCCCATTAGAGGTCGTATATGGAAGTTCCCAGACCAGTTTGAAAGGCCTGACAATATAGCCGTCTTCAAAACAATTATCCATAACAGTATTATCGTCCCACATGAGATTAGGAAAAGAATCATATTCATAACGTGGGCAATATTCAATAGAAACTTCTTCACCGTCATTTTTATCCTTGAGATATTTTTCAAGAATCTCTTTGGCTTCGTCAATTGTAATATCAGGTGTAGGCGACAAAGTAGTTATCTGCGACATAATATCGTGACTTCCCTGACCATTGTAATAGTCCCATACTCTGTCATACCTAAGGTCATAACCGACATCTGCACTATCGGAAGAATAGATTATCCCTTTATACTTCGTGATAATATCCGCATCATAAAGCTGGGGGTCATTTTCGTCGTTGAATACAGTTACAAAGTCGTCTTTGTGATACTCATACTCATTAGCATTAGCTTTTTTGTAAAATTCAAGTGCATGCTCTTTGGCTTCGTCACGGGATATAATAGTCTTGTCACTATCCTGACAAAAAACTCCGTTCTGAAGCGTATACGAACACACTATCTTTCTTTCAGGGTCATACCGAATCTCAACAGCAGTATCCTTTCCGCCGTATGGCTCCATAACATTACTAAATACTAAAACAGGGATATAGTAACTATTATAGGCATTATGCCCCCATGAAACGTTATCAAGAGTACTTTCATCGATATCCGGAAAAAGTCTCATTATTTCCTGTTTCGCTTCTTTAACTGCCGAATCCATTTCTTCATCACTGTACGAAGGCGGAACCGGATTTTCATCCTGAGGCCAGGGAACTTTCAGGGACGAACTTTCTGTATCATTTGCAGAACTCACTTCTTCAGTGGACTGAATTGCCTGTGTTTCTGTTGCAGGTTTACTATCCTCTGCAGAGGTGCATCCTGAAGTAAAAATCAGTCCAACAACAAGTGAGGACAAAAAGAAAAGAAAAATTAGTTTTGATTTAGTCATGGTGTTTTTCACTTCTTATTCAGGATTATTTATATGAGAATACAACTCCATGATACATACGATTTATCTGACAGAATGCGAACTGATTAAATTCTTTAAAAAATATGAAAGATCAGCTGGATTTTCATTTTCATAGAAATATTGTCTTATTCGTAAAAAATAATTTCACCGGTATGGGCATCAATTGTTATATAATGCATTTTATTGTCGTCTTTTTTAATAAACGGGAGTTCCCAGACAAGTCTCAAAGGGCTTCTTACGTAACCATCCTGAAT of the Methanomicrobium sp. W14 genome contains:
- a CDS encoding ABC transporter permease gives rise to the protein MDFSRILNIAGKEVRDHITSSRFIVLLFLMMTLCAVYMLRDTWVYFDEIRQYSIDSYYPLDYLPYSLSIFEGIRGAIGGSSIFGSIIAIALGFDLITKERESGSIKAILSVPIYRDELINGKALGGIIVLVVATTIVFVLAFGILLIYSIVPEIYELSYIFMFWFFTVLYLSGIFIMSLMLSTFAKSSGMSLIASLLALLILTSVIYTVGSSLPDFVLGPDPSEEYQSMEDYDPDAYYELSSDYSAKKDMIMDITDYFSLNTNYFMIAKVLTRPQDSREKSPDYFSTDAQEYDRTLPPVGEALSSMWGYILFLIAYPVVFFGIAYVKFMRLDLR
- a CDS encoding ABC transporter permease subunit, translated to MDFHRLKVISQKEFSDHIKSRRFLFLLVIFCLVLGIEATSGVSSYNTALENYKNGDSMEIYQPSAVEVFSDIVNSVGGNGLGVIIGLALGFDLISGEREKRSLKTILSRPVYRDELINGKALGGLFAIAIITLISFIVVFSVMLIMGIVPDLDGIAGIGIIWVLTFLFISAFFSLSLMTSVIANTNSGSLLLSLVIIFILLLIIPIGGGEIVSHLLLGQPPQEPPFGSVSDSQYSEYLEQSDEYHKGIEAVNDFFDDFSMKSVYNDISIPITSPSNYVMGKVGFSAFCSDPDIADSIEKPDFWTVIEDKWIKIIVFLMWPVLFFGIAYVKFMRSDLR
- a CDS encoding ABC transporter ATP-binding protein, with protein sequence MTKEYNGKKAVDNLNLEVGDGEVFGFLGPNGAGKSTTILMLAGMIEPTSGSCTVDGINVALDPLKGKEILGYLPEDVGFYRNLTGYENLDYLGKFYPITKSEREERIETLLKSVRLNDVPQKVGEYSRGMNQRLGLALALLNDPKVIILDEPTANLDPEGVLRYREIIKELEKEKKTILICSHVLSEVRAVCNTLGIISQGKLVARGSVEEVEDELIVQSNTPQKVVIKSINPDVYGFVESISNPEILGVDRTENGVEIRVKKDIREEIAKELDGNYCGITEMYLDRPGLEDLFLKVYRRE